The window TACGTCAGGTACGACATCCAAACCGAAAGGGGTTTTGCTTACTCATGCCAATTATATCTACGTGGGAGAAATCATGTCCAAAACACTAAGGATGTCCCCGGATGACCGAGTGTTCATCGTATTGCCGATGTTCCACGGGAATGGGCAATATTACTTAGCGATGCCGGCATTGACGGTTGGAGCCAGTATCGCGATAGCAGAACGATTCAGCGCCTCCCGCTACTTTCAACAAGCGAAACGATTGCGGGCAACGGTCGGATCGTTGTTTGCCGCCCCTTTAAAAATGATTTTAAAGAAGCCTTATCGGTCTTCGGATGCTGAACATTCATTACGGCTGATTATTTTCGCACAGTCTATCACAAGGGAACAACTCCGTGAGTTTGAACAACGATACCGTGTATCTTTGCGGCAATTATACGGGATGACGGAAACCGTCGGCACCCCGCTCATTAATCCGTTGGACGGCTATTACAATAACATCAGCATGGGGCGACCGACGATCGGTTATCGAGTCAAGCTGGTCGACGAAAACGGTCATGAAGTAAAAGACGGTGAAGCGGGGCAAATCATCGTGAACGGAATTCCGGGGAGGACCATCATGAAAGGCTATTTTCATAATGAAGAGGCGACAAGCAGCACCATAAAAGACGGATGGCTTTATACCGGCGATGTCGCACGGAAAGATCACAACGATGGATTTTTTTACTTCGTGGATCGTCAAAAAGATATGATCAGGCGTGCCGGTGAAAATGTAGCAGCCGGTGAAGTGGAAGAGGTGATCAATCAATGTGAAGGTGTTTTTGAAAGCGCTGTTATTGGTGTTCCTGACGAAATAAGAGATGAAGCCATCCATGCTTTCGTGATTGCAAAAGATGGATACGATCTTTCCGAGCAAGAAATAATCGATGTTTGTAAACAAAAGCTCGCCAAATTTAAAGTTCCGGAAGCCATTCATTTTGTCGACGAGTTTCCGAGAACCTCCGTCGGTAAAATTCAGAAACATGAGTTGAAAAAATTCCTCTACGAGAAGGGGGCCGCGAAACGCAAGTAGTCAAAAGTTTTATTTTCTAGTATTCACACTAGGGGTCGAATGGCAGGATGCCATTTTTTCAGCAGGTCTCATTTGGCGATGGTGCAATAATGGACAGTATTCTTTAGCCTTATTAAAATCAGCTTCACTAGTTGAATAGGAATCAAAGAAGAGAGAGCAAGAGGCCAGGAAAACGGATCGGCTCTCTTTTTCTTTTGATCAAATGCAAAAACGGAGAAGAGGTTGGGGCAGTGATAGGAATAGATTTTCTATGATGATGGACAAATTCACGATAAAAATGACAAATATTCGATCAATCTTGCCGAAATTTTGGTACAAAAACAAAAAGGGAGATGGAGGGGAGCGATTTTTTCAGCTGGCACGTTTTTTGCATAACTATGGGTGAAACAAATTGAAAGGGGAGAGGGGAAAATGAAAGCGGCTGTTGTTAATTCATTTAAACAAAAATTGGAAATTAAAGATGTGGAGAAACCAACATTAGAGTATGGGGAAGTGCTTGTGAAAATTGAAGCGTGCGGTGTATGTCATACGGATCTTCATGCGGCTCACGGAGACTGGCCGGTAAAGCCGAAGCTTCCTTTGATACCGGGGCATGAAGGAGTAGGGATTGTGGTAGAAGTCGGTGAAGGAGTTCGATCGATCAAAGTGGGAGATCGCGTCGGCATTCCTTGGCTTTATTCTGCATGTGGGGAATGTGAATATTGTTTAACCGGACAAGAAACTCTGTGTCCTCATCAATTGAACGGCGGATATTCTGTAGACGGTGGTTATGCAGAGTATTGTAAAGCTCCTGCTGACTACGTGGCGAAAATTCCGGAACATTTGGATCCTGTGGAAGTGGCGCCGATTTTATGTGCGGGAGTGACGACGTATAAAGCGTTAAAGGTTTCCAACGCGAAACCAGGGGAATGGGTTGCGATATACGGCATCGGAGGATTAGGCCACATTGCGCTGCAATATGCCAAAGCGATGGGATTGAATGTTGTAGCTGTGGATATTAGCGATGAAAAATCGGCATTGGCTAAAAAGTTAGGGGCCGATATTGCGATCAATGGATTAAAAGAAGATCCGGTCGAAACGATTCGGGAAAAATTAGGCGGAGTGCATGCGGCCGTCAGCGTGGCAGTCAACCGAAAAGCGTTTGAACAAGCTTACCAATCCGTAAAACGAGGCGGTACTCTCGTCGTCGTTGGATTGCCAAATGATGAATTGCCGATTCCGATTTTTGATACTGTTTTAAACGGAGTAACGGTAAGAGGTTCGATTGTCGGAACAAGAAAAGATATGCAAGAAGCTTTAGATTTCGCTGCACGCGGAAAAGTTCGCCCCATTGTCGAAACGGCACCGTTAGAGGATATTAATGAAGTATTTGAGAAAATGGAAAAAGGGCAAATTAACGGACGGATCGTATTAAAAATTGGGGAAGCCAACTAATTTGTCATCTTCTGTATGGCAGGGAGCGAGTACATACCACGGATCGCTCCCTGCGTGATAAAAGGGAAGGACCACGGCGGAAGACGCCGTTAGACGTGTTACCGATCTGTTCAAAAGCGTGCCTGAAAGAACTTGTGAAATCTTATTCAACGCTGGACCTTTATATGAATCTATTGAACAGAATGAACTCCTTTTTCTTTTAATAAATAGCGAAGTTTTCGAACCGAGATATTCAGTTGTTCTGCCGCTTTTTTTCGATTTCCGACAGTTTGTTTTAATGTTTTCATGACGAAAGATCGACCAATTTGCCATTCTAATTCTTTTACTAACGATAGCACCTGTTCCAAATCCACTTCACGGTTGTTTTTCCATAGTTCCAGAATATAGTTTGTCCATTCGTTTAAATATACTTCAAGGTCGGCCTCGTCATCATGATCCTTTTTTTCATTCAATAATTCGATCTGCGGCGAATCGTTTGTCATTTTCATTTTTTCCGGCAAATAATTCGGAGTAATGATCGTGGTTTCGCCTTCTGCCAATGTGACCGCTCTTTTGATCACATTCAGAAGTTCACGGATATTTCCCGGCCAATGATATTGTTTCATTTGTTCGATGGTATCTTCAGAAAAAGTAAGATGGGTTTGTAATTTTTGTAAGAAGAACTCTATGAGAAGGGGAAGATCTTCTATCCTTTTTCTCAACGGAGGCAAGGATAATTTGACCACGTCTAAACGATACAATAAGTCTTCGCGAAATGTTTTTTCGGCTACCGCTTGAGCCAGATTGACATGGGAAGCAGCGAGGATTCGCGTATTGGTCCTGCGTATCGTTTCCCCTCCTACTCGAAAATACTCTCCTGTTTCTAACACCCGCAAAAGTTTTACTTGAGTCGAAAGAGAAGCCTCTCCAATTTCGTCCAGAAATAAAGTGCCTTTGTTCGCAATTTCAAAAATTCCTTTTTTCTCTTTTACGGCTCCTGTGAAGGCTCCTTTTTCATGTCCAAACAATTCGCTTTCCAGAAGGGTTTCTGAAATCGCTCCGCAGTTGATTCCGATAAATGGTTGGTCAGAACGCATGCTGGCGCTGTGGATAAAATGCGCTAACACTTCTTTTCCGGTTCCGGTTTCTCCTTCTATCAGCACGTTGACATTTTTCTTGGCAATTTTGTAGGCTAGCTTCACCAAATCATTCATTTCTTTGTTTTTTCCTATTATAAAGCCTAGCGATTCTGACAACTTATACATGTCGTGATCAGACGATGTGGACCGGGTGTTCAATAATTCTTCGATTAATGTTTCCAATTGGTCAAGATCGTCAAACGGTTTCTCGATATAATCGCTGGCTCCGTTTTTAATCGCTTCGATCGCTGTTTTCACCGTACTGTAGCCGGTCATGACTATCACTTGGCAAGAAGGGGTCGTTTTTTTCATCTGTTTTAATAAATCTAAACCGTTGGCATCAGGCAATTTTACATCGATGAAAGCCAAATCAAATGCTTGTTCTTGGAGGAGACGTCGAAAATCTTTCCCGTTGTATCCAATCTTTACGTGAAATCCTTTTTCCTCAAGAAAATGCAAAAAGAATGTACCGACTTCCGTTTCATCGTCAATGACAAGAATATTGGCCATATCTTCCAACCCCCGAATGATCTTTTTAATGTTTGGCAGGCAGCTTTAAAAGGAATTGGCTTCCTTTTCCGAGTTCACTTTTTACCTCAATTGTTCCACCGTGAGCTTCTGCGATCCCTAAACTGACGGAAAGACCAAGTCCTGTTCCTTTTCCGGGCCGTTTTGTCGTAAAAAATGGATTGAAAATTTCTTGTAAATGCTGTTTGCTTATTCCTTTGCCGTTATCTGCGACCGAAAGAAGAACCCATTGTTTCCCTTTTTCTTTGACCGTCGATGTGCGGATCTTAATCACTTTTTTCGGCACATCGGTCTCTTCTAAAGCATCCTTTGCATTGATTAACAGATTTAAAATGATTTGTCCGATTTGTTGTGCGTTTCCTTCAACAGTGCCAATGGAGTCATCCAGCGTTTTTTGGATCAGGATATTTTGTTTGCGAATCTGGTAACCGACTAATCCTAATACTTGCTCGACTGCTTCATTGATGGAACAATCTTCAAACCTATATTCATCTTGTCTTGAGAACGTCAATAAATTTTGAATAATGGTTTTGCATCGTTTACCGCATGTAAAAATATCGGTCAACAGTTGATAGGAGCGATTTTCCTTTGATACCGATCTTAATAATAGTTGGGCGTTTCCTAAGATGGCGGTTAATGGGTTGTTAAGCTCGTGGGCAATTCCTGCCGCCATTTCGCCAATGGCCGCAAGCTTCCCTGATTGGACTAATTGAGCCTCAATCCGGGATTTTTCTGTGATGTCATTGATATAAACAATGATGGCATACATGTTTTGGCATTCATTAAATATCGGGTAGGAATGGAGTTCACATACACGCTGTTGAATATGAATTTGCCTGTGAACGGGTTTTTTCGTTTGAAGACTTTCCAATATCGGGCTGTCATGAATATCCATGGATAATAGCGAATGGATGTTTTCGTTCGTTTTTTTCTGCGCAGGCAATGAAAAGAATTCTTGTGCCGAGTCATTATAATTCAGAATATTTCCGTGTAAGTCAACGACCAGTATCATTTCGGAAACAGCCCGGAACGTTTCTTCCCATTCTTTTTTACTCGTGAGCACTTCTTGATAAAGCTGGGCATTTTCTATACAAACAGCTAATTGATCACCCAGTTGTTGAAAAAAGGAAAGATCATCTTTTTCATATTGGAGGGTGCTTTTGCTTCCGACGCTTAAAAGACCAATGATTTTTTCTTTGCTCGTTAAGGGAATTAATAAAACACTTTGAATTCCTAATGATTCGTACACTTTGTTTTCAATAAAAGAATCCTTTTTATTCCGGACTTGGTAAAAAGTCATTTGCAGGGATTGAATGACGTTCCAATAGAGCGAGTTTTCCTTCGGCAGAGAAAAACCGATCGGGAAATATAAGGACTGCGCCGGGTAAGCATTGCTTATCATTAATTCTTGATGTTTATATAAAGATAAGCTGATTCTTTCGCATGGGAAAATTTGATTTAATTTATCAAAAAGGTTTTTCATTAATTCATCCATGGACATATCGATATTAAAACTTTTGGTCACTTCGTTTATGATTTCTAGCTGCGTATTTTTCTTTTTTAATTCCGTGACCATTTTTTTTAATTCGGTATAATAACTTTTTTTGGAAGACTGGACCCCCGTTAAGAGACTCATCATTTTCTTCTGATCGTGTATCTTCATGAGTCACCAAGCCTTTCTGAATAATTCTTCAATATCCTCAATGGTTATGTCTCTCGGGTTTGTGATCATGCAGGCGTCATTTAAGGCAATTTGACTCATTTCTTGTATCGTTTCTTTTTCTATCCCCATTTCCGACAATTTTTGAGGAGCTCCGATATCAATGGCTAATTCTTTAACATAGTCAATGGCTTTTTTTCCAGCTTCCATATAGGTGAGGCCACGGATGTCGATCCCTAGAAAAGAAGCAATATCGGCAAATTTCTTCGGATTGGCGATCAAATTGTATTCCATCACATGGGGCAACAGAACGGAATTGACATCGCCGTGATGCACCGGAAACCGCCCGCCGATGGCATGGGACATCGCATGTACAGCTCCCAAAATAGCGTTGGAAAAAGAGAGGCCCGCTTGTAAACTGGCCATCGCCATATTGGTTTTCGCTTCCATATTGAGTTTGGATGCAACCGAAGGGCGCAAATATTGGGCCACTAACGTAATGGCATTTTTCGCTTGAACATCTGTTAAAGGTGTCGATGCTAAACTGACATACGCTTCAATTCCGTGGGATAAGACGTCTAAACCGGTGGAAGCTGTCAAATGGGCGTTTTTTGTTGTTAATGTTTCAGGATCGACAATCGCAATATCCGGAACGAGAGATTTCGATACGATGGTCATCTTTTTTTGTCCTTTTGTATCTAATATGATCGAAAACTGCGATACTTCTGAACCGGAACCGGCCGTTGTAGGAACCATCACTTGTGGGGGGAGGGGTTTTTGGATTTTATCGACTCCTTCATAATCGTGAATATGACCGCCGTTGGCGACAAGGATCGCAATCGCTTTTGCTACATCGATGGAACTTCCGCCGCCTATTCCGATAATGGCGTCGCATTCATTATCGACATACAGGGCAGCGCCATTTTCAACTTCCTTATCTTTTGGATTCACCGTGACATCATAAAATGTGGAGTATTTCAGCCCGGCTTGTTTGCAGCTCTTTATCACAACTTCCAGCCAACCGGCTTCCATGACACCCGGATCACTGACAATGAATACGTTTGTGGCGCCAAGCCTAAGACAGCTTTCGCCGACTTGATGAATGGAATGATTTCCAAAAATCACTTCCGGCATAACAAATTTATGTATCATCATTCTAAATCCCCCAATGTACGGCTTATACTTTTCCTTTGATTGGGCTAAAATTCATTTCTTTTGAGTCCAACTTGTCTTGTTGGATACGGACGGAGAATAAGAAGATGGTTCAAAATGAAACGAAGAAGGGATTTTCACAAAATGGGAAGAATAGATTTCTTGATGTAAAAAAGGATATTAAAAGATTCGAATGCTTGTACATTTGAAAAAGAGGTTATTCGTTAGTGAATCTTATGCACTCGTCATGTTTAATAAAGAGAAGCAGCGGCATGGTCAACTGCTTCTCTTTATTTCATGACAACGAAAGAAAACAAATCATTGGATGATTGAAAGATTCAGAACTTTTCCATCCACGTTGAAAAGAATTGTACGTGGCAGGGGATGAATCGATCAATCGTCCGGTAAAGGCTGTTCATCCGGAAGAACCGTTTTGGCAATGGTTTGATCGAGTTCTTCAAAATCATAATAATGAATTGTTTCATACAATTCTTTTCGCGTTTGCATATTGTCCAGTTCGCTTTTTTGCGTGCCGGTTTCGAGAATGGTTTGGAAAACCCGCTCATAGGCCTTTGCTGCCACGCGAAGCGAAGTAACAGGATAAATGACCATCGCATAGCCGAAAGACGCAAATTCTTCAGCCGTATAATAAGGTGTACGCCCGAACTCTGTCATATTGGCAAGAAGCGGGACCGAAACGGCTTGCTTCATCTTCAAAAACTCTTCTTTCTTCGTAAGAGCTTCCGGAAAAATGGCATCTGCTCCTGCTTCTACATATCGCTGCGCCCGTTCGATCGCTCGGTCGAGTCCTTCCACGGCATAAGCGTCCGTTCGCGCGACGATCACAAGAGACGGTGCCACTTGTTTAATGGCCTGAATTTTTTGCATCATTTCCTCATCGGATACAAGTTTTTTTCCATTTAAATGACCGCATTTTTTAGGAAGCTCCTGATCTTCGATTTGAACGGCCGCCACGCGAGCTTCGACCATTTCACGAGCCGTTCGGGCTACATTGAGGACACCGCCAAATCCGGTATCAATGTCTACGAGAACAGGCAGATTGGCTGCTCGAACGAGTTCACGGGCACGACGAGCCACTTCTTCAGATGTCACGATGCCCAGATCAGGCAGCCCTTGGCTTGCCGTAAAGGCTCCGCCGGATAAATAAAGGGCTTGAAATCCGACCTTTCTGGCTATAAGGGCTGCCATTCCATCGTGTGCCCCGGGAATTTGCAAAATGTCAGGAGCGTTCATTAAAGTTCGAAACCGTTCTGCCAACTCTTCTTGTGTTGATTCGTGTTCAACAACCCAAACCATAAAACCACCTTCTTTCAATGATTAAGACCATTCGTTTGTTTGAATTCATATCCATTGCTTGCAATTAGTTAGTATGAAATAACAAATCACCCTCCACGGTGTTTCATTTGAAGCGGGAGTTTTATGACACCATGAAGGCCATATTCAAATCGCCATTCTGGTTCGGGAGGTGTCTTGAGTTTCGAAAAGCCCGATTCATCTCCTGCTTTCATTTTGGTGATGAAAGCAGGAGACTCCTTTTGAAACGTGTTAAAGGACGAATAGATCGACGAATTCATGAACATTCATTGTTTCAAGGCGTTCTTGATCCGTAGAAACTTCCAGAATACGATTGATTTGTTTGTCTGTGAACCGGGTTTCCAGGTTGCTTTCGTATTTTTTCAATAGTTTCGGTATGGCTTCTTCTCTGCGGAAGCGGTGGCCGATTGGGTACTCCCGAACGACTTGACGCGTTCCCGTTCCGTCTTTAAAGCGAATTTGAACAGCGTTCGCGATGGAACGTTTTTCCGGATCGAGATAGTCTTTGCTGTATTGTTTGTTTTCCACGACGGTCATTTTTTCACGAAGTGCATCGATTCTTGGGTCTGATGCGATTTCGTCTTCATAATGATCAGCCGTTAAGTCGCCGTAAATGAGACCGACAGCAGTGATATACTGGATGCAGTGATCGCGATCGGCCGGATTGTGAAGCGGTCCGGTTTTATCGATAATACGGATGGCGGATTCATGTGTCGTAATCGTCACTTCTTCAATCTCGTCTAAACGATCTTTTACTTCAGGATGAAGTTCAATCGCGCATTCAACAGCAGTTTGAGCATGGAATTCTGCAGGGTAAGAAATTTTAAACAGTACGTTTTCCATGACATACGATTCAAATGGGCGAGCAAGCTTCAATTTTTGTCCACGGAACAGCACATCTTCAAATCCCCAGTTTGGAGCGGACAGAGCCGTTGGATAGCCCATTTCTCCTTTTAAGGACATCAGCGCCAGGCGAACGGCACGGCTTGTTGCATCACCGGCAGCCCATGACTTGCGTGAACCCGTATTAGGAGCATGACGATATGTACGTAAGCTCGAATTGTCGATCCAGGCATTGGAAAGGGCGTTAATGATTTCTTCCCTTTTTCCTCCGAGAAGCTTTGTGACAACGGCTGTCGAAGCGACTTTGACAAATAAAACATGGTCGAGACCAACGCGGTTCAGACTGTTTTCAAGAGCGAGCACTCCTTGAATTTCATGAGCTTTGATCATGGCTTCCAGCACGGCGCGCATTTTTAACGGTTCTTTTCCTTGGGCAACGTTCGAGCGGCTGATGTAATCAGCAACTGCTAAAATACCGCCTAAGTTATCGGAAGGATGTCCCCATTCTGCTGCAAGCCATGTGTCATTATAATCAAGCCAGCGAATCATACAGCCGATGTTAAACGCACCTTGTACCGGATCCAATACGTATGATGTTCCCGGAACACGAGATCCGTTTGGAACAATCGTACCTGGAACGATAGGCCCCAAAAGTTTGGTGCATTCCGGGTAGCGAAGAGCAAGAATTCCGCAGCCGAGCGTGTCTATGAGCACATAGCGAGCGGTTTCGAAAGCCTCATTGCTTTTAATTTCTTTATCCAATACGTAATCCGCAATTTCATTGAGCAAAGGATCCACTTGTTGTTTTTCATTATTTTTTACTAAAACTTCACCCATCGGCCTCTTCCTTTCTAAAGTAAAATGATATAATTAAAGGAGAGGAATTTCTGCCCAAATTCCTCTACTGGTGAGCGTATAAATCTGTTTAGGATCAGTTCGTTTGCAGATGGCGCTCGCCGACATACTTGACGCGTGGCCGGAACAGACGGTTGTTGTTATGCTGTTCGATTACATGAGCACATAGCCCCGCTGTTCGGGCGGCAAAGAAAATAGGTGTGTAAAGTTCAATCGGAATATTCAGCATGTAATAGACGGGAGCGGCATAATAGTCCAGATTAGGATACAGACCTTTTTCTTCCCGCATAATTTTTTCGCCCGCTTCACACATTTCCAACAGACGCGTATCTCCGCGTGCCTCGCTTAATGATTGAAGCGCTTTTTTCATCAACAATGCCCGTGGATCCATTTTTTTCATGTAGACCCGGTGGCCAAATCCCATAATCCGCTCTTTATTCGCTAATTTACGATGGAGAAGATTCTCATAGTTTTCTTTCGTTCCGGCTTCTTCCAGCATATACATAACGGCTTCGTTGGCTCCGCCGTGAAGGTGCCCTTTTAAAGAGGAAACGGCTCCTGTCAGTGCGCCATATAAATCAGAATATGTGGAAGATATGACTCTGGCTGTAAAAGTGGAATTCGGCATTTCATGTTCGATATAGGCTACGAGCGAGCGATCAAAAATTTTCGCCTCCAGTTCCGTCGGTTTTTTTCCTGTGAGAATGTAAAGGAAATTCGCCGTGTAGGAAAGCTTCGGATCGCTTGGAACTACTTGTTGATTGTTCATTAATCGATAACTGCTTGCGACAATGGTCGGTATTTGGCCAAGCAGCTTGATCGTTTTTTGTTTATTGGCGGATTCGCTTCGATCGTCGATAAGAGAATCAAAGCCGGATAAAACCGAGATGCCGGTTCTAAGAGCATCCATTGGGTGCGTCGTTTTAGGGAGGAGCGACAATATTTCAATCAGCTCTTTTGGAAGATCGCTGTTTGATTTAATTTCCGATTCAAAACGAGCTCTTTCTTGATCAGAAGGAAGCTTTTCTTCAATTAATAAGTAAGCAACATCAAGATACGTCTTGTTTTCTGCCAACTCGATCAAATCATACCCGCGAACAACAATCTCTTCATTTTCCACATCAAGAAATGAAATTCCGGTTTCAGCAGCAATAATGCCTTCTAATCCAGGACGAAATTCCAAATTATTTCACTCCTTCAGAATATTCTGTATTCTATGGTCCTCTCATCTCTGGGTAGTGTGATGGATTTGCCCATCTGCAATTTTTTTATTAGTTTATGCCTCGAATCATAGGATGTGACAGTGTGAATCTTTGCTGACATATACAAACAAGCTCACATGAATATGAACTGATATTGCGAAGAAAGAGTTAGTTTTCGCAGTGTCAAGATTTAATCCTAGCTTATTAAACGCTTTCAAAAAGTCTGTTTTAAAAATTTCTCTTAAAGCAAAGATTTTCTAATCTAATAGAATTCCGGTCTAATAGAAAAAAGATTCCTTTCAAAAAGTTGAAATCCCTATGGGACTTCTTGAAAATTCCTATTGATCTCTGCTCTTAGCACCTCCTATTTTTATAGTTTCGGCCGTTTCCAATCAGGTAGATTTGCTGATGATGCCACGATGCCGGTTTTCATAGAAGCGGATCGTCGGATTTTTTGCCGCTTCAACGATTGATGATCATCATGCCTGATATATAACACAGCATTTCTTTTTCATTTATACTATATCACATTTTTAAAAATAAAACAAAAAATTATAAATTTTCTTTTATTTTATAATGGAAATATCAGTTGATACAACCTATTTAACTCCGTTTTTAGAATAAAAATGCGTGCTTCTTCTTGTCATTCTTCCTCTAAAGAGAAAAAAGGGGAAAGGGAGGGAAGGAGGATCGCTTCATTATAAGAATAAAATATGAAAACTATTCTACAAAAAGAGACCGCAAATCGTTCTAAGAACCATTTACGGTCTCTAAAAGTTCGAGAGAGGAAACTCTATTCTAAATTAGCATGTCTTCCAAACATTGTATTGGAATCCAATCCTTTTTTCTCCATGACTCTCAAGATGATGGCGTCATAAAACAATAACAATGTTTGTTCGAAAAGCGACCCCATTGGTTGTATGGTTTTGTAATCGTTATCCGATTGATCTTTTGGTGATCCGGGTAACTTTACAGTAATATCCGCCAGTTGACCAATGGTCGATTCGGGGAAAATGGTGGCTGCTGCGATGCTTCCGCCGATTTTTTTGGCTTTTTCTGCCATGGAAACTAGGCTTTTCGTTTCTCCCGAACCCGATCCAATAATTAAAAGGTCTTCTTTTTCATAGTTGGGAGTGACGGTTTCGCCTATGACATAGGCATCTAATCCCATGTGCATCATTCGCATGGCAAAAGATTTCGCCATAAATCCAGATCGGCCGGCGCCGGCTACGAAAATTTTCTTGGATTCGAGAATTTTATCTACTAATTTTTCTGCTTCTTCATCCGAAATGAGATCAACCGTACGACTTAACTCTTTTAAGATTTCACCTAAATATTGAGTCGTCTTCATAGGCCTCAACCTTGTTGTAACTTTTCTTTCATTTTAGCTGCTACAGCTTTTTTATCTTTTTGTCCAGCGATACCGCCGCCGACAATGACAAGATCTGGTTGTGCTTTAATAGCTTCTGGCAGTGTTTCTAATTTGATACCGCCGGCAATAGCTGTTTTTGCATTTTTAACGACAGCTTTAATTTTCTTAAGATCTTCAAAAGAGTTTTTACCTACTGCTTGAAGATCGTAGCCGGTATGAACGCAAATGTAATCTACGCCCATAGCATCGATTTCTTTTGCACGTTCTTCTAAATTTTTTACGGCGATCATGTCAACAAGGACTTGTTTGCCTTGTTTTTTCGCTTCTTCTACAGCGCCTTTGATGGTTAAATCTTCAGCAGCTGCAAGAACGGTCACGATATCGGCGCCGGCTTCGGATGCTTTCATCACTTCATACGCAGCGGCATCCATTGTTTTTAAATCA of the Bacillus smithii genome contains:
- the hxlB gene encoding 6-phospho-3-hexuloisomerase, translating into MKTTQYLGEILKELSRTVDLISDEEAEKLVDKILESKKIFVAGAGRSGFMAKSFAMRMMHMGLDAYVIGETVTPNYEKEDLLIIGSGSGETKSLVSMAEKAKKIGGSIAAATIFPESTIGQLADITVKLPGSPKDQSDNDYKTIQPMGSLFEQTLLLFYDAIILRVMEKKGLDSNTMFGRHANLE
- a CDS encoding bifunctional 2-methylcitrate dehydratase/aconitate hydratase, translated to MGEVLVKNNEKQQVDPLLNEIADYVLDKEIKSNEAFETARYVLIDTLGCGILALRYPECTKLLGPIVPGTIVPNGSRVPGTSYVLDPVQGAFNIGCMIRWLDYNDTWLAAEWGHPSDNLGGILAVADYISRSNVAQGKEPLKMRAVLEAMIKAHEIQGVLALENSLNRVGLDHVLFVKVASTAVVTKLLGGKREEIINALSNAWIDNSSLRTYRHAPNTGSRKSWAAGDATSRAVRLALMSLKGEMGYPTALSAPNWGFEDVLFRGQKLKLARPFESYVMENVLFKISYPAEFHAQTAVECAIELHPEVKDRLDEIEEVTITTHESAIRIIDKTGPLHNPADRDHCIQYITAVGLIYGDLTADHYEDEIASDPRIDALREKMTVVENKQYSKDYLDPEKRSIANAVQIRFKDGTGTRQVVREYPIGHRFRREEAIPKLLKKYESNLETRFTDKQINRILEVSTDQERLETMNVHEFVDLFVL
- the mmgD gene encoding citrate synthase, producing MEFRPGLEGIIAAETGISFLDVENEEIVVRGYDLIELAENKTYLDVAYLLIEEKLPSDQERARFESEIKSNSDLPKELIEILSLLPKTTHPMDALRTGISVLSGFDSLIDDRSESANKQKTIKLLGQIPTIVASSYRLMNNQQVVPSDPKLSYTANFLYILTGKKPTELEAKIFDRSLVAYIEHEMPNSTFTARVISSTYSDLYGALTGAVSSLKGHLHGGANEAVMYMLEEAGTKENYENLLHRKLANKERIMGFGHRVYMKKMDPRALLMKKALQSLSEARGDTRLLEMCEAGEKIMREEKGLYPNLDYYAAPVYYMLNIPIELYTPIFFAARTAGLCAHVIEQHNNNRLFRPRVKYVGERHLQTN
- the hxlA gene encoding 3-hexulose-6-phosphate synthase; translation: MELQLALDLVDIPEAIEIVKEVEEYIDIVEIGTPVVKIWGLEAVKQMKEAFPNLRVLADLKTMDAAAYEVMKASEAGADIVTVLAAAEDLTIKGAVEEAKKQGKQVLVDMIAVKNLEERAKEIDAMGVDYICVHTGYDLQAVGKNSFEDLKKIKAVVKNAKTAIAGGIKLETLPEAIKAQPDLVIVGGGIAGQKDKKAVAAKMKEKLQQG